Part of the Vulgatibacter sp. genome is shown below.
CTCGGAGGGGGCATGGACGCGAAGCGGGGCAAGCAGCTCGGGCTGAAGCTGCGGGAGAAGAAGCGCTGGGGTGGCGAGCGCAAGGGGGCGGGGCGCAAGCGCACCGCGCCGATGCGGCGGGTCGATCACCGGACGCGGCCTCGGCTCGGGGAGCGGCACGCGGTGCACGCCACGTGGCGGGTGCTACCCCACGTCTGGAACCTGCGGACGCACCGGTCGTTCGCGCCGATGCTCGGGGCCTTCGCGGCTGCGTCGGGCCGCGTCGATGCGCGGATCACCCGGTTCTCGGTGCAAGGCAACCACATCCACCTGATCGTCGAGGCGGATGGAACGAAGGCGCTCGCGCGGGCGATGCAGGGGCTCGGGATCCGGCTCGCCAAGGCGCTCAACAGCCTGATGCTTTCGAAGGGAGCCGTGTTTGCCGACCGCTACCACGTGCGCCCGCTCGGCTCGCCGCGCGAGGCGTGGCAGGCGATCCGCTACGTGATGCGCAACCACTTCCTCCACGCGCAGCGGCAGGGGCGCACCGTGGCCGATCAGGCCGACGAGTACGCGGTTGGGCCCGAGCTGCTCGGCGTGGCGAGCGCGCTCTGGCGGCGGCTCGGCACCGACGGCCTGCCGATCGCGCAGCCGCGTGGTTGGCTG
Proteins encoded:
- a CDS encoding transposase, giving the protein MNRRPRMLENPAFHRMHDLSGLFWRIARRENICAFKSVLGGGMDAKRGKQLGLKLREKKRWGGERKGAGRKRTAPMRRVDHRTRPRLGERHAVHATWRVLPHVWNLRTHRSFAPMLGAFAAASGRVDARITRFSVQGNHIHLIVEADGTKALARAMQGLGIRLAKALNSLMLSKGAVFADRYHVRPLGSPREAWQAIRYVMRNHFLHAQRQGRTVADQADEYAVGPELLGVASALWRRLGTDGLPIAQPRGWLLRQGWMLGAPAGAFG